The following nucleotide sequence is from Macaca nemestrina isolate mMacNem1 chromosome 16, mMacNem.hap1, whole genome shotgun sequence.
TTTAACAAGGAATAGGGAAGTCCTTGGGTCATGAGAGGAAGTTTCTGAAGCAAGAAATGTATCCAGATAAGGTGGAAGGGATCAGGGGTGCGCTCAATCTGCTTTAGATACAGGGGTTCGGGATCGTTTCCTGCTGCTGGCGTCTGACTATGAATGCCTACTGCAATTGACAGATTGTTTTTGCATAACCGTTTTCCGCGTTTACTTTGCTTCCCCCTAAGGGAGGGGGGATTAGTGACGGCTTGGTAAGAGGTGGAAATCCAGATCCTTTCGGTTTGATTTCAGATGTGTGCTAAAATACAAATCACTCTTTCCGATCTAAGACCTAAAGTGTTGGAGGTGGAGGAGTGTTAGTAGTTTCTCCGTATTATTATCATTGCGATTGTGGTTGTTTTTACGGTTCTCCTAGTGTAACACACTGCGTGTTCCAGCACTCTAATGGCAGACTCTTCAAGGGGAAATAAATTGCCCACCTTTCAGTGCTCTCTACTACCAGCCCCCTCCCTCCTCATCACCTACCCTGGGTTTCCCTGTCGCGTTGCGCAGTCTCTGGGTCGGAATCCTCTCCACTCTGGCGTGTTTCCGGGGATGTTTTATGGTTTGGGATTCTGAAGTTAGCTGGATGAGGGTggtgatggggaaactgagggggGGGGGGAGGCGGGGGCGGAGGGGACAGAAAGTGAACAGCAAAATTAAGTTTTGGAGACGACATTGCCCCACAGATCTCCCTTTGCAGCGGGGTTCTTCTCCGCCCCCGTTCTAACTAGAGTTTTTGCTTCTGGGAACGGAGATGGGGACAGCAAGGATCACAGGGGCACTAGTTTCTCTCTCAGACCCCTATTTCCCCGTGTGTGTAATGAGCTTTCTTCCCTCCCCCCACGCCAGcatctgtttctgtttttcctcttcGTGGAACCCTTCAGCTGCCTCGCGAGTCACAGCCGGGCCACCGAGCTTCTGTACAGCCTGAACGAGGGACTGCCCGCCGGGGTGCTCATCGGCAGCCTGGCCGAGGACCTGCGGCTGCTGCCCCGGTCTGCAGGGAGGCTGGACCCGCATTCGCAGCTGCCAGAGCGCACCGGTGCTGAGTGGAACCCCCCTCTCTCTTTCAGCCTGGCCTCCCGCGGACTGAGTGGCCAGTACGTGACCCTAGACAACCGCTCTGGGGAGCTGCACACTTCAGCTCAGGAGATCGACAGGGAGGCCCTGTGTCTTGAAGGGGGCGGAGGGACCGCGTGGGGCGGCAGCGTTTccatctcctcctctccttcttcttaCTCTTGTCTTTTACTGCTGGATGTGCTTGTCCTGCCTCAGGAATATTTCAGGTTTGTGAAGGTGAAGATCGCCATAAGAGACATCAATGACAATGCCCCACAGTTCCCTGTTTCCCAAATCTCGGTGTGGGTCCCGGAAAATGCACCTGTAAACACCCGATTGGCCATAGAGCATCCTGCTGTGGACCCAGATGTAGGCATTAATGGGGTACAGACCTATCGCTTACTGGACTACCATGGTATGTTCACCCTGGACGTGGAGGAAAATGAGAACGGGGAGCGCACCCCCTACCTAATTGTCATGGGTGCTTTGGACAGGGAAACCCAGGACCAATATGTGAGCATCATCATAGCTGAGGATGGTGGATCTCCACCACTTTTGGGCAGTGCCACCCTCACCATTGGCATAAGTGACATTAATGACAATTGCCCTCTCTTCACAGACTCACAAATCAATGTCACTGTGTATGGGAATGCTACAGTGGGCACCCCAATTGCAGCTGTCCAGGCTGTGGATAAAGACTTGGGGACCAATGCTCAAATTACTTATTCTTACAGTCAGAAAGTTCCACAAGCATCTAAGGATTTATTTCACCTGGATGAAAACACTGGAGTCATTAAACTTTTCAATAAGATTGGGGGAAGTGTTCTGCAGTCTCACAAGCTCACCATCCTTGCTAATGGACCAGGCTGCATCCCTGCTGTAATCACTGCTCTTGTGTCCGTTATCAAAGTTATTTTCAGACCCCCTGAGATTGTCCCTCGTTACATAGCAAACGAGATAGATGGTGTTGTTTATCTGAAAGAACTGGAACCCGTGAACACTCCCATTGCGTTTTTCACCATAAGAGATCCAGAAGGTAAATACAAGGTTAACTGCTACCTGGATGGTGAAGGCCCGTTTAGGTTATCACCTTACAAAccatacaataatgaatatttactAGAGACCACAAAACCTATGGACTATGAGCTACAGCAGTTCTATGAAGTAGCTGTGGTGGCTTGGAACTCTGAAGGATTTCATGTCAAAAGAGTAATTAAAGTGCAACTTTTAGATGACAATGATAATGCTCCAATTTTCCTTCAGCCCTTAATAGAACTAACCATCGAAGAAAACAACTCACCCAATGCGTTTTTGACTAAGCTGTATGCTACAGATGCCGACAGTGGGGAAAGAGGCCAAGTTTCATATTTTCTGGGACCTGATGCTCCATCATATTTTTCCTTAGACAGTGTCACAGGAATTCTGACAGTTTCTACTCAGCTGGAccgagaagagaaagaaaagtacagaTACACCGTCAGAGCTGTTGACTGTGGGAAGCCACCCAGAGAATCAGTAGCCACTGTGGCCCTCACGGTGTTGGATAAAAATGACAACAGTCCTCGGTTTATCAACAAGGACTTCAGCTTTTTTGTGCCTGAAAACTTTCCAGGCTATGGTGAGATTGGAGTAATTAGTGTAACAGATGCTGATGCTGGGCGGAATGGATGGGTTGCCCTCTCTGTGGTGAACCAGAGTGATATTTTTGTCATAGATACAGGAAAGGGTATGCTGAGGGCTAAAGTCTCTTTGGACCGAGAACAGCAAAGCTCCTATACTTTGTGGGTTGAGGCTGTTGATGGGGGTGAACCTGCCCTCTCCTCTACAGCAAAAATCACAATTCTCCTTCTAGATATCAATGACAACCCTCCTCTTGTTTTATTTCCTCAGTCTAATATGTCTTATCTGTTAGTACTGCCTTCTACTCTCCCAGGCTCCCCAGTTACAGAAGTCTATGCTGTCGACAAAGACACAGGCATGAATGCTGTCATAGCTTACAGCATCATAGGGAGAAGAGGCCCTAGGCCTGAGTCCTTCAGGATTGACCCCAAAACTGGCAACATTACTTTGGAAGAGGCATTGCTGCAGACAGATTATGGGCTCCATCGCTTACTGGTGAAAGTGAGTGATCATGGTTATCCTGAGCCTCTTCACTCCACGGTCATGGTGAACCTATTTGTCAATGACACTGTCAGTAATGAGAGTTACATTGAGAGTCTTTTAAGAAAAGAACCAGAGATTAACATAGAGGAGAAAGAACCACAAATCTCAATAGAACCGACTCATAGGAAGGTAGAATCTGTGTCCTGTATGCCCACCTTAGTAGCTCTGTCTGTAATAAGCTTGGGTTCCATCACACTGGTCACAGGGATGGGCATATACATCTGTTTAAGGAAAGGGAAAAAGCATCCCAGGGAAGATGAAAATTTGGAAGTACAGATTCCACTGAAGGGAAAAATTGACTTGCACATGCGAGAGAGAAAGCCAATGGATATTTCTAATATTTGATATTTCATGGTGGAATAACACGGAGAAATGTTTTAACTGACTTTGGATCTTCATCACCTAAAAAAGGAGCGTGTTGATGGCAGTTACAATGAAGGACGACTAATTTATAACTTGTTCTATATTGTAAATAGCTGTTTacaggtttttaaatttaaattcagagGTTATAAAATGTGTACagcatttttaagtgaaaattagTACTAACAGCCATAGgactgttattaaaaaaaaaaaaaaaaaaaagaaagcttggacatgGTTTGCAGCTTTCATACACCAAGCAGATGATTGATAAAACCTGGGAGTAAggtaagaaaaaggaacaaatttttatctaaaaattcCTGTCACCACAAGAGGGCATCAGCTGCTCCTTTGCAGGGAACTGAGGTATTGTACTTGACAGTTGTACATGAAATTAATGaaagagtatattttaaatatattgtttttaacattaaacaaatatgaaattaaagtaaattaaatttcaccctatttaaatatataagaaaaaaaaaagaaatgcacttgTAAACAGAATGTTTATTACCTCAAAAGTGCATATATAGTTTGAAAGAGAAGGCATTAAAAAGAAGTGCAATTCCTTTTTAGCAAGGATAAAAACATTGCCTTGTGTTACAAATTCGATCTGCTGAAGAGTATTCCACTTTCTGTGTACTCGaattgctttctgtttgctttaCCACTGCACTTGCTGTTATTACaggggaaatatatatatatatatatacacacatacattcttCGTTACAGAAAATGTAACTAGATCTTATGCCCAAGAAAAACAGCCAGAAGCAAAGAAATGCTTCAATCCTTAGTTGCTTCATAGGCATTCATGACATTTTAGTGCTTTCACAACTTGTTGGTTGTACTTTATACTTGGGTTATATATTAGACTTTTATAGGCTTAAAATCTTCCATCacataagaaaatagaaatcatattAAAAGTGAATTCTTCTAGAAGCTTGTGTGCACTACTGGTTGTTTTAGTTGGGCCTTTTATATGAAAGTTATACTGTacttatctttttgttgttgtttaggttTGTTGGCTACcatttctgccttcctttctttggTTTTGGATTAAGTCCAACAGTTTATTTGTAAGCCCTGCAGCAGATTTCTTTGATAATTTAGCTTTTACTGAATCTCTTGCAATGAAGAAAGCTATTTCATCAGTGATTTATCACTTTCAATTCATTGTGTGAActggaaatattattttatatgagaGCTAtagcaaaataatctgtataaacAAGGAATGTGTTAGCTTAAACTGGATCATTTTACTTTTTGGCATCATGCATCTGTACTGTGTACCAAAAGTGTTTATATGTCTGCAAATTAAAggtatattttcataatttctttatcatttttagcattttatatttgAACATAGGCTTGTTATTTCACTGAAGTGCctgtcatttgtttgtttttagggtTAAATGTGAGTAAACTGTAGTATTCTGCTATATTAAAGTTTATATTAAACTAATTCATTACTCAATTAAACATTGGGTAAATTATTAAATGCGTGTGTAGTTATAGACATATATGTAGTAGAAAGAGAGTATGCCTAAATATTTGATGTAAGTTCATATGAAAATTTGCACCCATGTATGTGCACATTCATATTAATTGATTATAGATTTAATATCATTACGCATTTTCATTTTACCACATATTTATAACAAATCCTCTGTTAGCAGTGTTGCAATAACTTgcgataatttttaaaacaaaaacactctgcaaaaaaagaaattgaatgcAAACAATCAAGTTCTTTTAGATTTGTATTAGTTAactcatttatcttatttttcttcagtttgagAATTTcggtaaataaaataataagtatatgAGGCAGCAACATTTGTtacaaaaactaaatatatttttatcagaaATTCCTTTTGTATGAGAGGCATCTGAGCTAAGAGACTAAGATCATTTAACCCCCAAAACTTTTCATTTATAACTGATATGGAGCAATGGAGGAAACATCTCTTAAgagtcatattttatttcttatttcttttttgtaaagaaaGGAACTTCATGAGATAAAAATaacactatttattttttaagaatccTCCATAAGTGCAATAATTTCATCATCAGTACAAATAGCACAATTTTCGATTCATTTCCAAATTTGAAGAAGGTTCATGTGTTTTGGGGAATGGACTTTATCTCCAGCATGAGAAATGCCTgtaacattaataaaaatatgtatttctgaataacttcttgTGGCAGGATTTCCTTTACAAAAACATCTCATtcacattaaaaacattaataacaAGGAAAGCTAAAGTAAATTAAACTCAAAGATAAAAGCTCCTTTTTACTGACACCTTGTGCTAGAATAGTTGCCAAAATGTATGCTAATCATGTCAATGTTGTTAGTTGAGCTggcacaaaaataaatgttccaTTCATTAAAACCCCTAATATCCATTTAACAGTTTGTGAACCAGTGAGTTCTCTTTGCCCAATTTAATGAAGAAGAGATTGCTGTGATCTTTGCACTGCCAAATTCACTCTTACACCACAGAGAAAATTGTTCATTAATTTGAATTGGGAAATTTAAAACCAACATAGCAATTTCAGCTACAGGGGAAAAAACAATTTACGTTATTTGACTACTTAGGGTAGATTTCCtgaccctgttaaaaaaaaaaaaagaaaaaaaaaaagaaaaaagaaaaaaaaagaagctctcCTGGCAGTTAGGCTTTCATCAATGGTGgttggaagaggaaaaaaataaattctttaaaacagTTTTGTAGTATTGAAGCATTCAAAAACATGTAAATTTGTAGtgttttggattttctacatgtATTTTAGGAAAACACCAGGCATGACTTTATTGTGAAATAACATCACTACAAGCAATTTTTAGGAGTGGTATATGAAGTTGATTTGATTGCAGTAACATCTCTCACAAGGATTCTAATTTGTGCTCCCAGAAAATGTCTAAATTGACAACTATAAAGGGGGAAATTAAGCAAGCCTCTCTCCTTTGCAGGTTCAGGGTCCATTCTCTCCTCCCGAGGTGAGGACCCTGTGAGGTCCTGATCCCTGGCAGACAATGGAGAATGTAATGAAAGGGCAGCATCAACCACCTGGTGTTCTTCAAATCCTTGGGCAGCCTCAGTTCATGGAGGCCAGGGACAGAAATACCTGAGCATTTTCATCCCTCTATGGTAAATTTGCTCACTGAGAAAAAGCAGTCAAAATTGCCACAAAATGCCATATCGCTGATCTAGGCATTCTCTGCCTAGCGCTGTACCTTTATGTGCaagtagtcaataaatatttattgtaaagaATTGATGGGCCTGCAAGAAGactcaaagcagaaaaaaaaaaatcaattaaaacagTTTGGATTCCTGAGCTAAAAAGTTCCagcacagtattttttttaagttatttctaCTTCTAATAACAAATCATGTATATTTTcagataatatatacataaatacatagcctataatcatttttaaatgtcactttttGTATATAATTGTCCTTATATAATAGCATTTGTAAAATAGACTCCTAAACTAGGAACGTCTTCCTTTGAggatataaaacaaaattgagTGAACTTTAAAACTTAACTCGCTGATACCAAGAAGTAAGAATACcgtggtgatttttaaaaaatcagtcataCAGTCATTTATCCCATACATATTTTAGTACTGATATTACAAGTCTTTTAATGAACTTACATCATCCTGTGAAAAGCCAATAAGAAAACcagtttcggccgggcgcggtggctcaagcctgtaatcccagcacttagggaggccgagacgggcggatcacgaggtcagcagatcgagaccatcctggcgaacacggtgaaaccccgtctctactaaaaaatacaaaaaaataaactagccgggcgaggtggcgggcgcctgtagtcccagctactcgggaggctgaggcaggagaatggcgtaaacccgggaggcggagcttgcagtgagctgagatctggccactgcactccagcctgggcgacagagccagactccatctcaaaaaaaaaaaaaaaaaaaaaaaaaaagaaaaccagtttcAAAACATATGTGATAAATGCCTATTCTTTGGATACTATGTGAGCAGGACCTAACCCAGTTTTGGAAAGTCAGAGAAGGTTCCCTAAAGGAGGTGAGGTCTATTTTGAACCCTTCTCAGAGGAAGTTATGAGCTTGAATAAAGGAAAAGTTAGCCAAGAGAAAATGGCAGCGAGGAAGGAAGGGCATTTGAGTGGGGAGCAGTAGGCAAAGCACATGTGGGAGTGAGAATGTCATGGTTGAAGAGCCACAGATATTGCAGTTTTCCTTGGCTAAAGAGatgaagagaatttaaaaaaaggatgaTTAACAATGAGCTTGGAGACACAAGTGTACAGCAAATAATGAATAAACTTATGTCCCATACTTGGAGGTTACAATTTTATCTGAAAGGTAATGGGACTTGTAAGCATTTAGACCAGagagtttatgtttttaaaagatcactttcGACCACGTGTAGAGCTTATAATGAAGAAAATTCTGGACGCTAGTTATAAGATTTAGTGACAATTTAAGGAGAAATGGGGACTTAAACCAGAGAAtataaaagagatttattatagaAGGTAATATAGGATATAAATAATGTATAGCTGTTTACAAGTTTATTGATGCTATAGGAGATAATCTGCATGGCATGACCAGAAAGTAAATAGTTTTCATAATTTGATTTTGAGCTTttgtaaaaatttgaaaaagatacaGAACTCATTTACTAAACATTAAGTCAGCAATGAAAGTGTTGGAGCCATAACCCCCTTCTCCAATGTTGGATTTTATGACACAGATGGAattataaaggcactaatttACCCAGTTTATTTCATCTTTATGACTGTCAATCCTCTTCAATTTAACAAACATTACTCTGTGCCCATGTGACAGATATTCCAATATGAGGTTGATCTCATAAAGAACATTTCATCTAAGCCATTTGCAGTATTTTACTTGTGGTTGTACTAAAAATAGGCACATGTAGAAGAGTCCTTCCTGTTGAAAACTTAAGACGATAAAATGTCAAGTGGATAATTTAAGGTGTAAATATAACTTCAAGTGTTATGTGAATACCAAGAAAGAATGATATGTTGGTTGTAGGCAACTCTTAACAAGACCTGGGAAATATGACCAGGTGAAATGGCTAGTTAGAGCCAAGAAGTATGCAGGTCTTGAGGTTTAACATcactattttaaacatttaacatcattttaaaaCCCAGTGAAGTCACTTAGCACGTCTTATGCTTCAAGTAttatgttgttttaaataaagaatttaatAAGAACCAATACCAAATGGTAGAATTTACAAACTCAGCCTAAATAAACATTTAGCAGATGTAAAAACAATATTATATACAGTCCCAGCTTCTAGAAAAGTCTAATTTCCCCTCCTAAGACTCATCTATATGTAAATGATGAACTTACTGTCTCTTTCATggtataaatgaaaattaaatgagataattcatgcaAAATATTTTGCGCAGACCGCGTTCCACAAATATTAGCTTAATTATTGCTATCGTAACTAAATGGTGTGCCATGGGAGGTTGTCTTATCAATTTATTTGCTCGTTCTTTCACCAAACTgatatttatattacattaaaaaattccaTCAAGTTGATAGTGTTTTAGATTAAAGGCCTATATATACTCAGTATGCTCTATTTATTCAAATTCTGCATTTTATAGAcacttggacttttttttttttaattcctatgACAAGTTTATCCTTCTCATCTGGAAATCTCATGATGGTCAAGATTATTATTTCACTGCATTtaagcatgggtgacagagcacgaccctgccttaaaaaaaaaaaaaaaaaaaaaaaaaaaaaaggtcattattTAAATTGCGAAACTATGGAGGTAACTTAGTCCAACCTCtttattttacagttgaagaaactaagacataaaaaaacaagaaaaaaaaattagcagggtggaTTAGAGAAGACAGCAGTCATAAATGTAAGAAATGTTCAAAATCCTGCCAAAAATAGCTAGCAGAGTATACTTTTCCTTCAAACGTTTCCATTAAGACATATCCTTTAATTTTACCTTTATTAGAAagttaacaaaatatttacaaagacaATATACCAggtgttaaaataaattttctgagatAAATCTCACCTAAAAATGAGGTCCatcaaaattaattattaaaatgaattattaagaATCACATTTATCTTGCATGTActtagagaaaaaagacacaattttCCAAATGAAGTTATTTGTACcttctaaagagaaaaatatataaaaaaataaatttatatatttgacaaatataaaaattgttataaaatagtaaaaaataaaaaaaactttagagAATATGTGAGAATAATCAAGAAAAGTTTTATGAGACTAGCAGAAAAATGGAAGGAATAAATTAGATTCtaatatgtgaataaatatttatgtaaaattcacATATATGTTAGATTATAGAAGAGGCAGGCTCAAGTGTGaatacaaaggacatgattgaTTTGAAAATGAGAATGGGGAGATATTGATCAAAGGAAGTTTTTTTAAAGCTGAGGGAAAAAAAGTTTGTCATTAGGTAATTTGGAATCACTATATATAGGGGGAAAAAGATGtcactcaaaatattttaaatcgaaaaagaaaaaagaaaaagagaaggaccAGGCTTACATTTAATAAGGTAACTGAATGTCAACTCAGGATAACTGAATGTTAGGATCTCAGTAAATCATAAAATGTTACGATTCCCAGGGAACTTGGGATCATTTTCTTATTCCTTACAGTTTTAGGGTCCAATACCCTGAAGCTTCAACAAAGATAAACACTATTATCATCAACGATTCATTTACTAAACATATTTACTATTAGTCTGTACTTATTACAAGCAAATCATTGTGCTGTACACAGGGAAAACATTTTTCTCCATCAAAACAGTTGTTCTCCAGCTTGGGAGAACAAATGTGAACCGCACATATATAGGAATGAATGCATTCCTCCTCCCATCTACTCCCCACCTGTAGCTGTTACATAAGCACCTCTACCAGAGAGAGACAAGAAATGTTATGACAGATAAAAGCGCTACCTGGAGATATGCCCTACATATTCGAGGCTAATAGAGGAGAATATCAGTATATATGAATTACAAAATTAGGGTTGGGTGTGTTCTACGGCTAGAATAGCCAaatctaattttttacttttgcttttatatatttcCTGTATGCATCTGAAATATTAAAATTCCCTATAGCTCCAAAGATGAACTTTCACTTAAATGATCAAAGAAATGTTTGTACTGAGATGTGAACCAATCACTCTTATTAAAAAGATCATATGCTTACCTttcacaataatttaaaaataattattatattcattGACTTTACATATTTACAAGTAACCCTGCCACTATATTTCAAAAGAATAGCGCtagtttttattttgcaaatgtaaTATCACctcagttttatagttttgtgtaaatttttttaaggtaATTTCTTGGCAACGTGAAGTTTTGACTTAATGGAATGTAAAATGGACTTTGCGATTTGTtgcataaatatttcaaataatactaTATTACAGTATTTTTCGATGTTATAATGTCTGGTGAAATGTATGTTGAAaggacattttaatattaatgtatAAAATCACTGCAGATACATTcactatgaagaaaaatacacTACAGAAGGTAATTCTAAACAATTCATTGAACAAACCAAAGCACCGTAAAGGTAGAATAAAAagagcaaaggaagaaaataaactattttttttaatttttacaaataaataaaattattttgatttcctttcttcctctaaaAAAGCGTCACTCACCCAGCTCCTCTCCCACTTACCCACTGCTTTAGTAAATTGCGAAACAAGTTTCCTTCACATTTTTCTAATTCAATTATAAAATCTAAACATATTCAAAGTCAAATGAATGTGAGCAATGCTAACCATGAACCAGGTGGTAAAAAATACCATtggtttggccgggcgcggtgactcaagcctgtaatcccagcactttgggaggccaagacgggcggaacacgaggtcaggagatggagaccatcctggctaacacgtgaaacccggtctctactaaaaaaatacaaaaattagccgggagcagtggggagcggtggcgggcgcctgtagtcccagctactcgggaggctgaggcaggagaatggcgtgaacccgggaggtggagcttgcagtgagctgagatccggccactgcactccagcctgggggacagagcgagactccgtctcaaaaataaataaataaataaataaataccattggtTTATGTTGAGACAGCTTCCTATTTATGATGCTttcaatcttttttgtttgtttgttttcttttttgtgttttttatttttgaggcggagtctcgctctgtcgcccaggctggagtgcggtggcgcgatctcggctcactgcaagctccgcctcccgggttcacgccattctcctgcctcagcctcccgagtagctgggactacaggcgcctgccacctcgcccagctagttttattattattattatta
It contains:
- the LOC105485566 gene encoding protocadherin-20, whose product is MRGRGNARSSRALGVSWYPATWHPRLDMGRLHRPRSSTSHRNLPHLFLFFLFVEPFSCLASHSRATELLYSLNEGLPAGVLIGSLAEDLRLLPRSAGRLDPHSQLPERTGAEWNPPLSFSLASRGLSGQYVTLDNRSGELHTSAQEIDREALCLEGGGGTAWGGSVSISSSPSSYSCLLLLDVLVLPQEYFRFVKVKIAIRDINDNAPQFPVSQISVWVPENAPVNTRLAIEHPAVDPDVGINGVQTYRLLDYHGMFTLDVEENENGERTPYLIVMGALDRETQDQYVSIIIAEDGGSPPLLGSATLTIGISDINDNCPLFTDSQINVTVYGNATVGTPIAAVQAVDKDLGTNAQITYSYSQKVPQASKDLFHLDENTGVIKLFNKIGGSVLQSHKLTILANGPGCIPAVITALVSVIKVIFRPPEIVPRYIANEIDGVVYLKELEPVNTPIAFFTIRDPEGKYKVNCYLDGEGPFRLSPYKPYNNEYLLETTKPMDYELQQFYEVAVVAWNSEGFHVKRVIKVQLLDDNDNAPIFLQPLIELTIEENNSPNAFLTKLYATDADSGERGQVSYFLGPDAPSYFSLDSVTGILTVSTQLDREEKEKYRYTVRAVDCGKPPRESVATVALTVLDKNDNSPRFINKDFSFFVPENFPGYGEIGVISVTDADAGRNGWVALSVVNQSDIFVIDTGKGMLRAKVSLDREQQSSYTLWVEAVDGGEPALSSTAKITILLLDINDNPPLVLFPQSNMSYLLVLPSTLPGSPVTEVYAVDKDTGMNAVIAYSIIGRRGPRPESFRIDPKTGNITLEEALLQTDYGLHRLLVKVSDHGYPEPLHSTVMVNLFVNDTVSNESYIESLLRKEPEINIEEKEPQISIEPTHRKVESVSCMPTLVALSVISLGSITLVTGMGIYICLRKGKKHPREDENLEVQIPLKGKIDLHMRERKPMDISNI